GAAAGAGGAGCTTTCTTTCATCGGGTGGACGATATGTTTTGCTTAAAGCAGTTGGTGAAGCAATCCCAATATACTTTGTCATGCTTCAAATTTTCTGatactttaattttagaaattcaTAGCATGCTTTCACAATTCTGGTGGAGGCAAAAGGATTCTGAGAGGAGAATGGTTTGGATAAGCTGGAATACACTAACTAGGCCAAAGAAAGAAGGtgttttagaaattaaagatctAAATCTCAGAACTTAACTCTACTAGAAAAATAGTTTTCGAGAATAATCGCTCAACCTAAATCCTTACTAGCAAGAATTCTCAAAGAAAAGTATTTTCAGATATTCTGATGCAATAAGAGCAGAAATAGGGACATTATCTTCATGGGGCTGGTGAAGTTTGCTAGACGgtaaaaatattgttgagaaAGGCCTGAACTGGCAAGTTGGCTCGGGCTCTTCCATAAAAATTTTTGACGATTTTTGACTACCTCCCCATACTTTTTCACCATTTTTCGAAGTTCAACTCTCCACGCAATAGCTACAACAATTATTTAGGTCAAAGACCCGTTACATGAAGAAAAGCAGTGGAATCAGCAACTAGTTCAAAGCCTTTTTTTCTaaagaaatcaacaataaaatcTTTCAATTAAAATTGAGGAAGAGGAGGATCAACTCCAATGGACACTGAATAAAAACAAGTCTTATACTATAGCCTCAAGTTACCTAGTTGCATATAATTTTCTTCATGAACCTATTGAGTTATGCACCCCACTCATGCGTGCAAACAGAACTTTGAAACTCTATTTggagacttgggactctgcacaaattttttttttttgtggaaGTATCTTCATGAACGACTCCATGTGCTCTACCTTCTCCATCGGCGGTTCCCTTTCCACATCGAAAATTTGTTCAAATTGctaaaaaaaagatgaaacaGTTGTACACTGTTCATTTAGATACAAAACGATGGAAGAAATCTAGAATCAAAGTCCGCTATTATCATATCTGGCAAGAGCTGTTGGAGGTAGCAACAAGTTTTATGAATGATGATTGAGAATTCTTAATGTAGTCAAGGTAAAAACAAATTCAACCCATTTGACTCTCCATCTTATAATTATTCTTTTGGAATATTTgaaaaaatcataatttttgGGTCATTGAAAGTGATCGACGAGCTTTGGCAGAGATCTTTTTCTCTTCGGTCAAGCTGTTCTAAGAACTTGAGAGACTGTAATAATTATCAACCACACACTCTTTGTTCTTTCTTTCTCaattagatattttattttttatatttctttaatataattttggGTACACTATCCTACTTCTTTTTTGTAATTTTCACTAGTAGACATCATTCCTTCATTTGCATCAATAAAATCTAAtgtctttgaaaaaaaaatgatcaactaaaaagttattttttaatattaaaatattattttaatttaaaaggaGAATATTCATTGAATAATCTCTCTTACACATGATTATTTTGAAATGAAATACAtatcattttttaaatattttatatatactgAGCAGATTTAAATTGTGGGTGATAATGTAAAAATTTAAGGTATAAAATAGAGATTAAAAAAAGAGAGTAAATGAGATAAGgaatagaataattttttttctgttaCCAAAATTAGAAAAGAGAAATTCTTGGAGctaataaattttagtatttttagttattatttgattaatataaatattaaattatttttagtaaataatttttttaatttatctttataatttttaaaaatgtagATATAAActatattaatttatgtgtataaattttgataaatataaatataaatgatatatttttatatgtaaaatTTGTATAAATATAGGTATAAATTATTACTAACTAAATACTGACAAAAAATAATGGGcaatttaccaaaataaataatttgactTCCAATTTCACCATATATTTTGTAAAACGGATATCAAGATgcattttttctataaattatGTAAACCGTAATAAGGGACCCACGGTTTATAAATAATCGTAAACCACTGCATGGGTCTTGCGGATTACGTTCAAAGCCAAACTGGACATAATCCGCTATTGCGGTTTGTGTATGAATTGCAAACGTGTTTTTACTCCTAGTTAAATATTTTTCCAACCTAGATCTTCAAACTTAGCATAGTTTTCACCAACTTCAGTGTTTTCACCTATGTCTGATATCTCATCGTAGAAAGAGAGAAGGGGGTGTTAAAAACAGGTTTAGATttcgttttttatttattttttttaaagatatcgTATTTCTAAAtgttgaaaataataaaaatatatttagttggtctataataaaaatattttcaatttgttaaatttttttatttagtactGAGTACGTACTACCTGAATTAAAAGAGTTATGGTGAATAATAGATTAACTTATTAgtcttattttttaatagttgATCTATATAAAtgcaattaattattttaaaattataatttatttcatatttgatattatataaaaataaattatttttaaatttgaaggAAGAATCAGGAGTATCATTGAGATTTTCTTGATCAAATAGCAGAAAACTTAGACAATGAAATGAACCAATAATTGCCAATGAGTAATAGCTCAAATGGCATAGTCTCCTCATACTCAATTAAGAGGTTGAGGATTCGAGTCTCCCatctttagtaaaaaaaaaaaaataaaccaaTAATTAGAGAAGACATagtctgaaaaaaaaaatgaaaacaaaaataaataaataaacataacatGCCGAGCCAAAAAAATTGATCTTTtgataaaattgaaacaaaataatcaaaagGTCGCTGAAAAAAtcaacaaatatatatatatatatatatatatatatatatatatatatatatatatatatatatgagaaagCTGAATAATTGAGAATTGGAGAGCATGATGGGAGAATAAGCAATGCAGTGGAACTAATGTTAAGGTCATAGTGATGCATGGTGATACATAGCAAGAAGATGGAGAGATGTAGATGCGAAAACAGCAACAGTTTATGTACATTTTCAAATCACACATAAATCGCGACACCCCTACTATGAATTATGTGATGCTTTGCTTAGTATCCATTTTACAAAATATGTATTATAGTAAATTTGGAGgacaatttatttattatggtaaattatccaaaaataataatatttattaattatgtaaCATTATTCAACACAAAATAGTGTAAGTAGCATGTAAGAGTCTTAATTACAATAAAGTAAATTTTACAGTgactataatttattttttataacaaatttttaatcttttataaTAAATGAGACAAACATTTTTAAATACTATAATAATCACCTTATAATAATACCAAAATTGATCACTTTAATCTTCAAGGCAGTCTCACTAGATCTtataaatagataataattgtgcttttttgttttagataaaatatactttttttttcttagtctttttgaaatttttatagttatatctaatatttaatttgattgaattttatatttaactaAGATGCATATTTTTATGGACAATttacatatttaaataaaatcagAGAAACCTTTACCCAAATACACAAATCAGAAAGTTGTTACATGTTTGTGCAAAATGCATTATTATATAAACCGTGAGAGCCAATCATGATTTCTGATTTGTACATAAACCGTGGCTGGCAGGAACGAATTACGTGTTGAAACAAAATGatcataaaccgtggtaggctaccacggtttatgaatgcaagaaaatcttcataaaaccTTGCTGCCAGCAACGGTTTATGAAGGAATGGTAATTGGCATAAATCCTTGTAGCCTACAACGGTTTATAAGGAGGgaatatctatatatatatatatatatatatatatgggtgAGATTcttacatatatttttaaaatataatatagatgcatttttaattatattaataagaCGATTAATTTATATCTGAATTCACAATATAAGAATAACTTTTGTGAAACACGTTGAAGAGGATAAAAGTGTGTTTCAGTACTTTGAACGATGTTTTTTAATGTTGacaacttttatttttttgaacgCCAACTTGATTCTGCATCCCAAAAGCTCGTTCATTAGAAGCAAAAAATTATAGCTTCTGCATTTACTCAACCCACGTTTAGGTTGTTGCTTGTTATTATTGGTTtttccataattttttttaaataaatgctaaaaatattaaaataattattctaatttttatgcactgtttactattttaattttttataatatgtattattgctcctattaaaaatgataaattaaataaaaaattaattataaataataataaaaatctaacttttaaaaaattagaacctaaaataataataaaaataaaattattaagagTACTTAAAAAGAGtaataaaatatgttattttatatattatttttaatttaataaataaatattactttttactataaaaaaatacttaaaaagttgtccatttttatatgttatttttaattttatcaataaatattaatttttattataacaataaaaaattataatatactaaaatagagtactataaaaaaatactatataaaagatactaaaaatataaaaaaatttaatatatttaaaaaaataatattataatttaatattatatttttttagtaattaattaattatttatctagaagtgattttaactaatattattcaaacaatatttattttatcaaaatcaattttagtaaaatttgccaaacataaatcatgtTGGCATAAACTCACTTTACCCAAAATCAATTCTACAAAATCACTTCCATTCAAACTCCAGTTTCCCCAACGtgaatccaaacacacacttaaAAGTTACTGTTgatcgaaaaatatttttgatgaAAGTAAATTGATTCGGAGTAAGTCAGAAACAAATTTTAATgcattttgaaaatatttttaatacaaacgTGGATTGAGTAAATGCAGATGTTAAACGTGGGTTGAGTAAATGCAGAAgctataattattttaattattttaatattcttagcatttatttagaaaaaattatggaaaaactaataataacaaGCAACAACCTAAACGTGGGTTGAGTAAATGCAGAAACTATAATTTTTTTGCTTCTAATGAACGAGCTTTTGGGATGCAAAATCAAGTTGgcgttcaaaaaaaaaagttgtcaAACATCAAAGAACATCGTTCAAAGTACTGAAACACACTTTTATCCTCTTCAACGTGTTTCACAAAAGTTACTCTTATATTGTGGATTCAGACGTAAATTAATCGtcttattaatataattaaaaatgtatttatattatattttaaaaatatatgtaaaatcTTCCATGACTCCACCACTCAAATCTGAGCAAATCTTTCCACCCTCTCTCTCAAACTCTCTCAACTATGAaggtttcaaaaatttttattgctTCCAAATGATTTGTGTTGAACATCAACggattatgtatatatatacatataaacgtAAACCGTGGGAGTCTAGGAGGTTTTACGTTTAACGCAAAATTTctcataaaccgtggtaacCACCCACGGTTTATGCCTAACACTTTTCCTTCCTAATCCGTGGTTGGTGGCCACGGTTAGGGGTGGAAATAGGCCAGGCGGCCTGTCAGGGCCTACAGCCTGGCCTGTGTTCCATGGTTGGTGGCCACGGTTAGGGGTGGAAATAGGCCAGGCGGCCTGTCAGGAGCCTACAGCCTGGCCTGTGTTTGGCCTGACCTAGCCTGGCCTGATAAGAAATAGACCCAGGCTCAGGCTATTAAAAAAAGCCTATATTGCTTCCAAATGATTTGTGTTGAACATCAACggattatgtatatatatacatataaacgtAAACCGTGGGAGTCTAGGAGGTTTTACGTTTAACGCAAAATTTctcataaaccgtggtaacCACCCACGGTTTATGCCTAACACTTTTCCTTCCTAATCCGTGGTTGGTGGCCACGGTTAGGGGTGGAAATAGGCCAGGCGGCCTGTCAGGGCCTACAGCCTGGCCTGTGTTCTATGGTTGGTGGCCACGGTTAGGGGTGGAAATAGGCCAGGAGCCTACAGCCTGGCCTGTGTTTGGCCTGACCTAGCCTGGCCTGATAAGAAATAGACCCAGGCTCAGGCTATTAAAAAAGCCTATATTCTTTAAAAGGCCAGGCCTAGACTTTTAAAATAGCCTGTTGGGCCTGTCAGGCCGGCCTGAGCTGCAAATATATATAGAGAATTTTATTATACTAGTAAAAATGCTATTAGAAGGATTTGAACTTGGGTCTTCTAtgttataataatatctttatcCACTCAGCCATTTgtctttttaattatatatgtatattttgtatcaatattattcataaatttattattttatattttataattttaaaaattaaattatatcttaaatttaattattattaaaaaaaataggcCTATTGACAGACTTCAAGCCAGGCCAGATTTAACAACAGGCCAGGCTCAGTACTCATTAAAAAGCCTATACCAGGCTACAGGCCAGGCTAAGGCCAATATATTCTATTACAGGCCTGGCTTGTTAAGAGTAAAGTCTGGCCTGACCTGGCCTGTTTCCACCCCTAGCCACGGTTTATAGCCAAACTTTTCCTTCTATAAAACTTCTCTGCCAGCCACGGTTTATGTACAAATTAAAAACCGTGATGGCTCCCACGGTTTACATAATAATGCATTTTGCACAAATACGTAACAACTTTCTGATTTGTGTATTTAGGTAAAGGTTTTTCtagttttatttaaatatgtaaATTGTCCTATTTTTATctacaattttaaaattgttgtcTTCTTATTTAATCCGATTACTAATTCTAACTTTAACCCAAACTCATGAGAGTAATTTTGGTCAATCACTTTTCTTTACCACTTACCCCAACTTTCACcatctttttttttccattcaaacaccttaaaaaaagataagaataattaaaaaattgaaaaaaaattgattattggctttaaaaaatattaatattaatgataaaattaaaatgtattttaaatattgagtataaaatcaaatcaaactaaatattagattaatgtaaaaaaattaaaaatattaaaaaacccatattttatcattatttttttgttttgtttaagaGCAACACTTGAATTTGAATAATCATCAGATTGGATGATTAAAGTGAGTGAGTGGAAATGTGGAATACAATCAATATACATAAACCTTAtcattttgaaaataaatttgggATTAATAACAAGTTGGTGTGATGATAAGAGTAATTTCCAAAACAAAAGTAGAAATTAAAGAATTTGGAAGAGCTGTCCATTCATGTTGTCTCTCTCCAAAAATAGCAACACAAACACCCACTCTTACTATTTGGGACCCTTTCAAAACAAGTacactcttctctctctctctctctctctctcatcattCAGGTAAGTAGCTGTTTCCCCTTTCCCTCACTTACTCAAATGCTTTTTTCCTCTTTCTGTATAATTCCATGGACTCACTCTGTTTTTGCCTCCTTCAGACTCCTCTATCTTCTGCTTAACCTTGCATACTTCTTGCTACCCTTTACCTTGTTCCTCTATTTGACTTTTCTTGACTTGGTTTTTCACTTCTttgtggtttttttttttatttctaaaagtttttatttttgttttcaatgaATCAAAGAGCTCAAAGAAAGGTTTTTTAGCTTCAGGTAGAGTAATTTTGTGAACTTTTTCTGTCTTTCTTTAGTGGGCACTTGTTACTTTTTTGCAAGACTCTTCAGTGGTTCCTCCCTCAAAGCTGCTTTTTCAGCTTCTAAGGGTTATTATTGCAGCAACGAAAATCAAGCTGagttttccattttcttttttctctacACGACACACTGTAGCAGTAGCAGTAGCACACTGTTTCTGTTTCCATTGAAGGTGGATTGTTTGCTGTGGTGTGGTGTTTGTTCTCTTTTATACTCTTGATTGATTCTGTCGCATGCAATGGAATCTTCTTGGGATTATGTTActgaagaagaaaaggggtATGTCTCCAACGATGCACTTTCTGCTgcacctcctcctcctcctcctagtACCCTTTTGAGAAGCAAAAGTTCCTTCCTTGGATGGGAACTGAAAACCCCATGTTCTAGCTTTGACAATCAATGTTTTGAAGAACTTGGTTTCCCTGAACTGTTGGGAAAACCATTGTTTAATGATCTAATTGGAGGTAGTGGACATGGTGGAAGAATCACAAGTAGTAGTAATAGTACTATTACAACTACTACTACTGTTGTGGACTCCAGTAGTGGCCGTGATTCCCTCATTGATTTGAAGCTTGGAAGATTTGCTGATCATGCTGATGTTAATGTTGCATCACTTTCCAAAGGAGCACCTGTTTTGTGTTCTTCTGTGTCGTCCACGGCCCCGAAGAGACCGCGAGGCTCTTTGGGTTTGCACTCGCAGACTTCTTACTGCCAAGTCTATGGCTGTAACAAGGATCTCAGCTCCTCTAAAGATTACCACAAGAGACACAAAGTTTGTGAGGTTCATTCCAAGACTGCCGTAGTTATAGTCAATGGCATTGAGCAAAGGTTTTGTCAGCAATGTAGTAGGTTGGTCAATTTTTCGAGCTTTAATCTTTCGAAATATAGCTCTTTAATTCTTTATTTGTATGTCTGATGGGTTTGAACAGCTTGATCTGCTTTTGCTTTCATGACTATGCTTATTAACTTAGATAAGAAGCTTAGTTGTGTTGTATATGCCTATGTTTAATGTTTAGCTTGTTAACCAGGTTTCATTTGCTGgctgaattcgatgatggtaaGCGCAGCTGTCGCAAACGCCTTGCAGGACATAACGAACGGCGAAGAAAACCACAAGCAGGTATTCACTCTGGAAAGGCTGCGACGTTGCTTCATCCATGTGGTAGTGGTAACAGTATATATTCGGAAACTAGATAGTGATATAGCTTTGTTGGATTCTTCATGTGATTGAGTGCTGAACTCTAACACTATTTTGCGCTTAAAGATATAGAATCTTTTGTTTGAAAATCCGGTTCCCTTTCTTTGTTGGCGTCCGCCTTTTCAAAAGCTTCCTTTAATAAGCTTATACAGCCTCATTAAAAATGAGTGAAATGTTTGTTGTCCTTTTTAGTCAAAAGGTGTCCTGCTTCTAAACCACAAAAAGAAGATGCTGATTTTTTAATGCCAATTCTCTCAATTGGAACTTGGAAGTACATCCACAGCACATGAACTTGTCTTTTTAATTAGGATTATGTGGTGTTTTTGTGATGGATGTGAACCATATCTGaatttttcaacaaaaatattgGTGCTGAGGGGAATGTTTTTCTGTCTCCACACACCTTTGAATGGTATTTCATCTTAAAAACTATTTATTTTTTCCCTGTTTAATCACAAAATGAATCCTAATTATTAGTAAACAATTTCTAGATTTTACGTCGTTTGATTGTATCACTAATGATGATACTCACACACTTGCATGTGCACACATACACATAATATACTTTTTGCAATCCATTTTCTCAATTCTATTATAAAGGAggtaaaagaaaataaactgaAGCTATTTGAGTTTCCACACATAGATGTGTTACTAGCTCTTAAAGTTTCAAGTTGTTTTAATATTCATAAACTTATGGATTATTGAGCAGATTGATTTACTTATAGATTCTGAAATGTGAGCAATTTTGTCTACTTCTGTTGTCAAGTGATATTACTGGAAAATTGTTTGATTTGAAGTTTTATGAGGTTCTTGTGGTTCTTGTAGATAGCAGATTCCAGGGAACCATGCTATCGTCGGCATCTTTTATCTCCTCGGATTCAGATAAATACGGAATGAGTAGCTTCTGGAAACCCGGTAAAGCAGAACACGGGGCCGATTTTTGGCATCCTGAGTCAAGATCTCTTTTCCCTTCATACAATGGAAAACAAtttccctttcttcatgagAGTGGTGCTACATCCACTACTACTGAAAGCATCTTCTATGAAAACAATAACCAATATAAGCATGTCATTGCGGCCCAACATCCAGGGTCAAGACCACTATTTCAGAACAGCTCCTTAGGAAGTGACGACTTCAATCTTTTCGATACATCATCAACTGTTCAAGGATTGTCGGGAATTTCGGACTCGTGTTGTGCTCTCTCTCTTCTGTCATCTCAATCCCAGAACTCTTCAAGCCAATCGTCCGGAATTCCCTTTGTTCCCCCCATGGTTAGTCCAAGCAGCCACAGCCATCCTTGCAGCATAAGTCAAGTCTCTGAAAAGATAGGAATGAGCTCGCAAACTTCTTCGTGCCGAGTGTACGATAGGTTTCCATCGGCGCTGAATCCTGCAAGTGGAAGCCAGCTTAGTCCTATACTTATATCAGACAATAACAATATTGTCAACTTCGAAATGGCAGACCGGATTTTCCAAGGTTCAGACTTTGCTAATGCTAGAGATCGTCTTTCATGTGAAGATGTTGCAACAATGGACTTGCTACAGCTGTCGTCGCAGCTTCAACGAGTCGAGCATCAAAGGCAGTCCTTGCAGGTTAAGCAAGAAAATGATTCTTCCTGCACTCTCCGGATTACTTAAGAGGTACGTTACGCTATTTCATGGAAACTATATTATCTTTTGCTTTGCCACGACACACGGCAATATTTCGTTTTATTCGGAGgaaaatggaaaaataaaatctttgtCGCATTCTTGATCAGTGGCAAATCAATATATCCAAACTGCAGGGGCTAGTGATAGATTAAATCTTTTAATCAATTCATATCTTTCTTAAACATACCATGTTCTATATTGTTGACTGTTGAGTATATATGTAGACATAACATGTCACAGTTCAGAGGATTAAATGATTTCATTTTCCGATTGATGCAGGAATTCAATTCAACAGACAACTCTGCCGTTAACCTCATTCTCATCTGGTGCTAGCTACTTGTAACAATTTGGTTCCGTTGATTTGGGTCAAGAAGCTGTTTATCATTGCATTTGTAACCTGACCAAACAAAACACGTTATTTGTCTTTATAAATGTTACTATTAAAATCCTTCAGCTTCAATACATAAAACGTTCTCATCTCTTTATAAATACTTCAACCATCAAGTACAACTATTTATTACTAACAAGTAACAACTACATATCACATTAAGCAAAATTCAGTTTTTATAAATAATgattgtttattattttttttgcatGTTTAGTTAAAGGATTAATATAGTTTATGAGATTACTTAATCAACAAAGTCGTTGTAGTATAGTGGTGAGTATTTCCGCCTGTCACGCGGACGACGCGGGTTcgatccccagcaacggcgttTTATTTTTCCGAACGTTATTTTATAGTTAACGTTGAAGTCAAAACAATGTCTGGGTCACGAAATTTGAATGAAAACTGTCTCATGGAATCTGGTAGTTCACCAAACCCTGCCAGCTTAGAGGGCCCAAAAGTTATGGCTTTTCTTTCCCTTAGGTTCCGACAAATTTACTTATCATTGGTTGGCCCAAAACCTTTTTGTTAATGACAATAACAGTTTTATTTCTCCAACAATTCGGATTTTAcagttaaaaaataaacataaacatATTGCTTTAAAATAAATTGTCTTCTTGGCGTTTTGTTTTtcatttataaatatattaaggAGAGAACACTGTACATTATTATGGTttggaaaaataataaagaaataaaCCGTCGGTGCACATTGTTTCCGTTCCAATTATTGATGAGCTATcccaataaaagaaaaagttatTGGTCACCGATTTTACATATATGTCCGTAATTAAAGGTGAATTTCCGATCAGCATTTTATTCTCCCAAAAGTTTAGAGAATAATTCTACCTACAAGATTTGTCAatgaaaaaataacaatttGTACTTAtgaattttgtaaatattgataaaaatattcattaaaaaaaattaatattgtatCCATCAAAAATAGATTCTATacgataaaaatatttaaatctaaaatttatGTTGATTCTTTAATAAAATTCCAGAATTACCCTATCATTATCTTTAACCT
Above is a genomic segment from Arachis stenosperma cultivar V10309 chromosome 1, arast.V10309.gnm1.PFL2, whole genome shotgun sequence containing:
- the LOC130950097 gene encoding squamosa promoter-binding-like protein 6 isoform X4 — protein: MESSWDYVTEEEKGYVSNDALSAAPPPPPPSTLLRSKSSFLGWELKTPCSSFDNQCFEELGFPELLGKPLFNDLIGGSGHGGRITSSSNSTITTTTTVVDSSSGRDSLIDLKLGRFADHADVNVASLSKGAPVLCSSVSSTAPKRPRGSLGLHSQTSYCQVYGCNKDLSSSKDYHKRHKVCEVHSKTAVVIVNGIEQRFCQQCSRFHLLAEFDDGKRSCRKRLAGHNERRRKPQADSRFQGTMLSSASFISSDSDKYGMSSFWKPGKAEHGADFWHPESRSLFPSYNGKQFPFLHESGATSTTTESIFYENNNQYKHVIAAQHPGSRPLFQNSSLGSDDFNLFDTSSTVQGLSGISDSCCALSLLSSQSQNSSSQSSGIPFVPPMVSPSSHSHPCSISQVSEKIGMSSQTSSCRVYDRFPSALNPASGSQLSPILISDNNNIVNFEMADRIFQGSDFANARDRLSCEDVATMDLLQLSSQLQRVEHQRQSLQVKQENDSSCTLRIT
- the LOC130950097 gene encoding squamosa promoter-binding-like protein 6 isoform X2, with amino-acid sequence MESSWDYVTEEEKGYVSNDALSAAPPPPPPSTLLRSKSSFLGWELKTPCSSFDNQCFEELGFPELLGKPLFNDLIGGSGHGGRITSSSNSTITTTTTVVDSSSGRDSLIDLKLGRFADHADVNVASLSKGAPVLCSSVSSTAPKRPRGSLGLHSQTSYCQVYGCNKDLSSSKDYHKRHKVCEVHSKTAVVIVNGIEQRFCQQCSRFHLLAEFDDGKRSCRKRLAGHNERRRKPQAGIHSGKAATLLHPCGNSRFQGTMLSSASFISSDSDKYGMSSFWKPGKAEHGADFWHPESRSLFPSYNGKQFPFLHESGATSTTTESIFYENNNQYKHVIAAQHPGSRPLFQNSSLGSDDFNLFDTSSTVQGLSGISDSCCALSLLSSQSQNSSSQSSGIPFVPPMVSPSSHSHPCSISQVSEKIGMSSQTSSCRVYDRFPSALNPASGSQLSPILISDNNNIVNFEMADRIFQGSDFANARDRLSCEDVATMDLLQLSSQLQRVEHQRQSLQVKQENDSSCTLRIT
- the LOC130950097 gene encoding squamosa promoter-binding-like protein 6 isoform X3, which translates into the protein MESSWDYVTEEEKGYVSNDALSAAPPPPPPSTLLRSKSSFLGWELKTPCSSFDNQCFEELGFPELLGKPLFNDLIGGSGHGGRITSSSNSTITTTTTVVDSSSGRDSLIDLKLGRFADHADVNVASLSKGAPVLCSSVSSTAPKRPRGSLGLHSQTSYCQVYGCNKDLSSSKDYHKRHKVCEVHSKTAVVIVNGIEQRFCQQCSRFHLLAEFDDGKRSCRKRLAGHNERRRKPQAGIHSGKAATLLHPCDSRFQGTMLSSASFISSDSDKYGMSSFWKPGKAEHGADFWHPESRSLFPSYNGKQFPFLHESGATSTTTESIFYENNNQYKHVIAAQHPGSRPLFQNSSLGSDDFNLFDTSSTVQGLSGISDSCCALSLLSSQSQNSSSQSSGIPFVPPMVSPSSHSHPCSISQVSEKIGMSSQTSSCRVYDRFPSALNPASGSQLSPILISDNNNIVNFEMADRIFQGSDFANARDRLSCEDVATMDLLQLSSQLQRVEHQRQSLQVKQENDSSCTLRIT
- the LOC130950097 gene encoding squamosa promoter-binding-like protein 6 isoform X1, translated to MESSWDYVTEEEKGYVSNDALSAAPPPPPPSTLLRSKSSFLGWELKTPCSSFDNQCFEELGFPELLGKPLFNDLIGGSGHGGRITSSSNSTITTTTTVVDSSSGRDSLIDLKLGRFADHADVNVASLSKGAPVLCSSVSSTAPKRPRGSLGLHSQTSYCQVYGCNKDLSSSKDYHKRHKVCEVHSKTAVVIVNGIEQRFCQQCSRFHLLAEFDDGKRSCRKRLAGHNERRRKPQAGIHSGKAATLLHPCGSDSRFQGTMLSSASFISSDSDKYGMSSFWKPGKAEHGADFWHPESRSLFPSYNGKQFPFLHESGATSTTTESIFYENNNQYKHVIAAQHPGSRPLFQNSSLGSDDFNLFDTSSTVQGLSGISDSCCALSLLSSQSQNSSSQSSGIPFVPPMVSPSSHSHPCSISQVSEKIGMSSQTSSCRVYDRFPSALNPASGSQLSPILISDNNNIVNFEMADRIFQGSDFANARDRLSCEDVATMDLLQLSSQLQRVEHQRQSLQVKQENDSSCTLRIT